A window of Phyllopteryx taeniolatus isolate TA_2022b chromosome 19, UOR_Ptae_1.2, whole genome shotgun sequence contains these coding sequences:
- the rundc3ab gene encoding RUN domain-containing protein 3A has translation MEPCCMAMGEVSKKASTRNVAVERKNLITVCRFSVKTLLEKYTAEPIDDSSEEFINFAAILEHILSHRFKGSGSWFDGQRSFWDFIRLACVKLPNSCISSIESMENISPSRAKGRAWIRVALMEKRLSEYIATALRDTRTTRRFYAEGAIMLREEASVLTGMLIGLGAIDFSFCLKGEALDGKSSAVVDYTPYLKFTQSYDYMSDDDDRQSVDSSTSDDSIPEHPYVPLVTDEESWSTKCRKMEQRFKIVHAQKGYLEELVRLRESQLKNTEVENKRLKARLDELHGQSQQEKKELETVVLELQEQLTCLIPCDASHLAKDLTIPLLNQWPLREPYDSQDHVKLFRRRSFPSTELLSVEISLDSDLLMPERKQNGGAWCTERDYTPSLMGLCGSLGSFPSCKSLSSLKSSECLVNISTENSPALSPS, from the exons ATGGAGCCCTGCTGCATGGCCATGGGTGAAGTGTCGAAGAAAGCATCCACTCGGAATGTGGCGGTGGAGAGGAAGAACCTCATCACCGTCTGCAG GTTTTCGGTGAAGACCCTCCTTGAGAAATACACGGCCGAGCCCATTGATGACTCATCGGAGGAGTTCATCAACTTTGCAGCCATCCTGGAGCACATTCTCAGCCACCGTTTCAAAG GCTCGGGTAGCTGGTTCGATGGCCAGAGGAGTTTCTGGGACTTTATTCGACTGGCTTGTGTCAAACTGCCCAACAGCTGCATCAGCAGCATCGAGAGTATGGAGAACATCAGCCCCTCACGAGCAAAA GGCCGAGCCTGGATAAGAGTGGCCTTGATGGAGAAGAGGCTGTCAGAATATATAGCTACTGCCCTTAGGGACACAAGGACAACAAG gCGCTTCTATGCAGAGGGAGCTATCATGCTAAGAGAAGAAGCCAGCGTGCTAACTGGGATGCTCATAGGCCTCGGAGCCATAGACTTCAG TTTCTGTCTAAAAGGGGAAGCCTTGGATGGCAAATCCTCCGCAGTTGTTGACTATACACCATATTTGAAATTCACACAAAG CTACGACTACATGAGTGATGACGACGACCGCCAGAGTGTCGACAGCAGCACGAGCGATGACAGCATCCCCGAGCATCCTTACGTGCCACTGGTAACAGACGAGGAGAGCTGGAGCACAAAGTGTCGCAAGATGGAGCAGAGGTTCAAGATTGTTCATGCTCAGAAG GGTTACTTGGAGGAGCTGGTGCGGCTGCGTGAGTCCCAGCTGAAGAACACCGAGGTGGAGAACAAGAGGCTGAAGGCCCGCCTGGATGAGCTGCACGGCCAGAGTCAACAAGAGAAGAAAGAGCTGGAGACCGTCGTCCTCGAGCTTCAGGAGCAACT AACATGTTTGATTCCATGTGACGCCAGCCACTTGGCCAAGGACCTGACCATCCCGTTACTGAACCAATGGCCTCTGCGCGAGCCGTACGACAGTCAGGACCACGTCAAGCTCTTCCGCAG GAGGAGTTTCCCCAGCACAGAGCTACTGTCAGTGGAGATTAGTCTGGATTCAGACCTTCTAATGCCGGAGCGGAAGCAGAACGGAGGTGCATGGTGCACAG AAAGGGACTACACCCCTTCCCTGATGGGACTTTGTGGCTCCTTGGGCTCCTTTCCAAGCTGCAAGTCTCTATCAAGCCTCAAGTCCAGTGAGTGCCTGGTCAACATCAGCACAGAGAATAGTCCTGCCCTCTCTCCCAGCTAG
- the pth3r gene encoding parathyroid hormone 3 receptor — MVRRPSEFARVKTVMSPALGLALLALLHSVITVTALVDSDDVITRDEQIFVLIGAHAKCEKSIKSQMALVQEGDCLPEWDGIICWPRSGSGQLVSVLCPEYIYDFNHAGRAYRHCDASGNWEQVSVINRTWANYSECTAYLSANYRSQEEVFERLHLMYTVGYSISLASLLVAVFILCYFKRLHCTRNYIHVHLFTSFICRAVSIFVKDAVLYSVSADGAEGEPVLAGQKQHMAGCKVAVTFFLYFLATNHYWILVEGLYLHSLIFMAFLSDKNYLWALTVMGWGVPALFVSIWVSVRASLANTQCWDISAGNLKWIYQVPILAAIVVNFLLFVNIIRVLASKLWETKTGKLDPRQQYRKLLKSTLVLMPLFGVHYMVFMALPYTEVSGLLWQVQMHYEMFFNSSQGFFVAFIYCFCNGEVQAEVKKAWLRRSLALDLKQKARITSSNGGGSCYYGGMMSHATTTHSVCMSAANHRAFPLAGGMVGYAGGACGGSGLRLPRQAALHPQSSLPRCTASECESSAMAARRSGGAGPGPGGVFARHAKGSKKHDEAKSSPAETPGEGDPDTSLSVKELETVL, encoded by the exons ATGGTACGACGCCCTTCTGAATTTGCCAGAGTGAAAACCGTGATGTCGCCTGCGCTTGGACTTGCTCTTTTGGCTCTTCTTCACAGCGTAATAACTGTGACCGCACTG GTGGACTCCGATGATGTCATCACGCGTGACGAGCAGATCTTCGTGCTGATCGGCGCTCACgccaagtgtgaaaagagcatcaAGTCGCAAATGGCCCTCGTGCAAG AAGGCGACTGCCTGCCCGAGTGGGACGGCATCATCTGCTGGCCGAGGAGCGGGTCCGGCCAGCTGGTGTCAGTTCTGTGTCCCGAGTACATCTACGACTTCAACCACGCCG GTCGGGCGTACCGCCACTGTGATGCGTCCGGTAACTGGGAGCAAGTGTCCGTCATCAACCGGACGTGGGcgaactacagcgagtgcaccgCTTACTTGTCAGCCAATTACAGGAGCCAAGAAGAG GTGTTTGAAAGACTGCACCTCATGTACACCGTTGGATACTCCATCTCTCTGGCGTCTCTCCTGGTGGCCGTCTTCATCCTCTGCTACTTCAA GCGCCTCCACTGCACGCGCAACTACATCCACGTGCACCTGTTCACTTCCTTCATATGCCGAGCGGTCAGTATCTTCGTGAAGGACGCCGTGCTCTACTCGGTGTCTGCCGATGGTGCCGAAGGAGAACCCGTGCTTGCGGGACAGAAGCAGCACATG GCTGGCTGCAAAGTGGCCGTCACGTTTTTCCTCTACTTCCTGGCAACCAATCATTACTGGATCTTGGTGGAGGGCCTTTATCTACACAGCCTCATCTTCATGGCCTTCCTCTCCGACAAGAACTACCTGTGGGCCCTCACCGTCATGGGTTGGG GTGTTCCCGCGTTGTTTGTGTCCATTTGGGTCAGCGTGCGGGCGTCACTGGCAAACACACA ATGTTGGGACATCAGTGCTGGAAACCTGAAGTGGATTTATCAAGTTCCCATTCTGGCAGCCATTGTT GTGAATTTCCTGCTCTTTGTCAACATCATACGTGTGTTGGCCTCCAAATTATGGGAGACCAAAACTGGGAAACTGGATCCTCGGCAACAATACCG GAAGCTTCTCAAGTCCACACTGGTGCTCATGCCCTTGTTTGGGGTCCACTACATGGTCTTCATGGCGCTTCCTTACACCGAAGTATCCGGGCTGCTGTGGCAGGTGCAGATGCACTACGAGATGTTCTTCAACTCATCGCAG ggCTTTTTTGTGGCTTTCATCTACTGCTTCTGCAATGGCGAG GTGCAGGCAGAGGTGAAGAAGGCGTGGCTAAGGAGAAGTCTAGCACTGGACCTCAAACAAAAAGCCAGGATTACCAGCAGCAACGGCGGAGGCAGCTGTTACTACGGCGGCATGATGTCCCACGCCACCACGACGCACAGCGTCTGCATGTCCGCCGCCAATCACAGGGCGTTTCCCCTCGCCGGAGGGATGGTCGGCTACGCCGGCGGCGCGTGTGGGGGGTCGGGGCTCAGGCTGCCCCGCCAGGCCGCCCTCCATCCGCAGAGCAGTCTGCCGAGATGCACGGCCAGTGAATGCGAGAGCTCAGCGATGGCGGCAAGGAGGTCGGGAGGGGCCGGGCCCGGGCCCGGGGGGGTCTTTGCGAGGCATGCGAAAGGTAGCAAGAAACACGATGAGGCTAAAAGTTCTCCGGCAGAGACGCCCGGGGAAGGTGATCCGGACACTTCTTTGTCTGTAAAAGAGCTAGAGACTGTCTTGTAA
- the LOC133468977 gene encoding translational activator of cytochrome c oxidase 1 gives MAGRVVLGALRTMRPMNRVWRSPPVRGVHLSPAMCAGHNKWSKVKHIKGPKDEARGRMIAKFVMMIKIAVKEGGSNPDMNINLAQLLEQCRNKNIPKASIETAIKNAEKAKPASRHMFEARGPGGCLLLIEVLTDNSGRSQQDVRRVLSKNGGMLSEGARHNFTRRGVVVVPGQSVTSERALELAIESGAEDVAETEDEDDDAPLLQFICDNADMWKVRTSLEQLGMKVTSAGSEFVPRTLLPLDQEQLEAAYVLIEALSDCPDVLRIWDNIQAQS, from the exons ATGGCCGGGCGGGTGGTGCTCGGCGCTCTCCGGACCATGCGACCCATGAATCGGGTGTGGAGGAGTCCACCTGTTCGGGGTGTGCACCTCAGCCCCGCCATGTGCGCGGGTCACAACAAGTGGTCCAAAGTGAAACACATTAAAGGACCTAAAGATGAGGCGAGGGGGCGTATGATTGCCAAGTTTGTCATGATGATAAAGATTGCTGTGAAAG AGGGTGGATCCAATCCAGACATGAACATCAATTTAGCCCAACTCCTGGAGCAGTGCAGAAACAAGAACATACCAAAAGCATCCATCGAGACCGCAATCAAGAATGCG GAAAAGGCCAAGCCGGCGTCGCGGCACATGTTTGAAGCTCGGGGACCTGGTGGATGCCTTCTGCTCATTGAAGTCCTGACCGATAACAGCGGACGCAGCCAGCAGGACGTCCGGCGCGTCCTCAGTAAAAACGG GGGGATGTTGTCAGAGGGCGCCCGCCATAACTTCACCAGAAGGGGTGTGGTGGTCGTGCCGGGTCAGAGCGTCACATCCGAGCGAGCGCTGGAGCTGGCCATCGAGTCCGGAGCGGAGGACGTCGCGGAGACggaggacgaggacgacgatGCGCCCCTCCTGCAG TTTATTTGTGACAACGCGGACATGTGGAAGGTACGGACATCCCTGGAGCAGCTTGGGATGAAGGTGACGTCGGCCGGCTCCGAGTTTGTCCCTCGCACCCTGTTGCCTCTGGACCAGGAGCAGCTGGAGGCGGCTTACGTGCTCATCGAAGCCCTCAGTGACTGCCCGGACGTGCTTCGCATCTGGGACAACATCCAGGCTCAGAGCTGA
- the kcnh6b gene encoding potassium voltage-gated channel subfamily H member 6, producing the protein MSDSDPMKCGGPSGRGPDCRSPPASRIELLSPSKVKDRSLNVTEKVTQVLSLESDVLPEYELQVPETTWWILLHYSPFKAFWDWIILLLVLYTAVFTPYSATFLLHEHSDVRQRTCGYTCNPLNVADLLVDVLFIVDIVINLRTTYVDHNDEVVTQPSRIAKHYIKGWFPIDLFAAIPFDLLIFRSGSDEMATLTSLLKTARLLRLVRVARKLDRYSEYGAAVLFLLMCTFVLIAHWLACIWYAIGFVERPYTETGWLDNLAEQLGKTYNDNNSSSGPSVKDKYVTALYFTLSSLTSVGFGNVSPNTNSEKLFSICVMVVGSLMYASIFGNVSAIIQRLYSGTTRYHTQMLRVKEFIRFHQIPVSLRQRLEEYFQHAWSYTNGINMNAVLKGFPESLQADICLHLNRSLLQTCKAFRGSSEACLRALAMRFRTVHAPPGDTLIHYGDILDSLFFMSRGSLQVIRDDVVVAILEKKDIFGELIHLYNEPGKSNSDVITITYCDLHRILRDDLLEVLDMYPGFADNFWRNLDLTFNLRDADQVVPISTDDSGDDCDYRHRPRHKIHSLDCRIRPDGMDHEDSYPLRHRCSPSRAHWEDSCSCGSSCSQSSEDSTKPLAQSAKVELYPSEGGRREYVPSEVQLLPPSGVSVGREAVLDRSRQAPSLNVPEMFHYWTDRRPHQISSQAWQSSSVRYSYHPPPFTEERHSELESRLEVLHAQLNRLETRMTADINVILQLLQQQIAPVPPAYSTVSSRRLPTDSTGLYSSGTPVLCAMYPIAPLQIDSPAPTPVSRGTGIVERPHPTNPKTRTSLRCPSLPDNLDTTSGLSEIQKHRSDPVLPIT; encoded by the exons ATGTCTGACTCAGACCCGATGAAGTGCGGGGGACCGTCTGGTAGGGGCCCCGACTGCCGATCCCCTCCGGCCTCAAGGATAGAGCTTCTCAGCCCCTCCAAGGTGAAGGATCGCTCTCTCAACGTCACAGAGAAGGTCACCCAG GTTCTTTCTCTGGAGTCTGACGTGCTACCAGAATATGAACTCCAAGTGCCAGAGACAACGTGGTGGATCTTGCTCCACTACAGCCCCTTCAAGGCCTTCTGGGACTGGATCATTCTCCTCCTGGTGCTCTACACAGCAGTATTCACGCCGTACTCGGCGACGTTCCTCTTGCACGAGCACAGCGACGTGCGTCAGAGGACCTGCGGCTACACATGCAACCCGCTCAACGTGGCCGACCTGTTGGTGGACGTACTGTTTATCGTGGACATAGTCATCAACCTGCGCACCACCTACGTGGACCACAACGATGAGGTGGTGACGCAGCCCAGCAGGATCGCCAAGCACTATATCAAAGGGTGGTTCCCTATTGATCTTTTTGCGGCTATCCCCTTTGACCTTCTCATTTTTAGGTCCGGGTCTGATGAG ATGGCAACCTTAACAAGTCTGCTCAAAACGGCTCGCTTGCTGCGGTTGGTCCGCGTGGCAAGAAAGCTGGACCGCTATTCCGAGTACGGAGCCGCTGTTCTCTTCCTGCTAATGTGCACTTTTGTGCTCATCGCCCATTGGCTCGCCTGCATCTGGTACGCTATCGGCTTCGTGGAGAGGCCCTACACGGAGACCGGTTGGCTGGACAACCTGGCAGAGCAACTGGGCAAGACCTACAACGACAACAACTCAAGCTCCGGTCCTTCCGTCAAAGACAAATACGTGACAGCACTTTACTTCACCTTGAGCAGTCTGACAAGCGTTGGGTTCGGGAATGTCTCTCCCAACACAAATTCAGAGAAGCTCTTCTCCATCTGTGTCATGGTTGTCGGCT CTCTTATGTATGCCAGCATATTCGGGAACGTGTCGGCCATCATCCAGAGGCTGTACTCGGGTACGACTCGCTACCACACTCAGATGCTACGTGTCAAAGAGTTTATTCGCTTTCACCAAATCCCTGTCAGCCTACGGCAACGACTGGAGGAATACTTCCAGCACGCGTGGTCCTACACAAACGGCATCAACATGAACGCT GTGTTGAAGGGCTTCCCAGAGTCCTTGCAAGCGGACATCTGTTTGCACTTGAACCGATCTCTTCTACAGACGTGCAAGGCTTTCCGTGGAAGCAGCGAGGCCTGCCTGCGGGCCTTGGCCATGAGATTCAGGACGGTCCACGCGCCTCCGGGCGACACCCTCATCCACTACGGCGACATCCTAGACTCGCTCTTTTTCATGTCGCGGGGTTCCCTCCAGGTCATCAGGGATGACGTGGTGGTTGCCATACTAG AGAAGAAGGACATCTTTGGTGAGCTGATTCATCTTTATAATGAGCCTGGGAAGTCTAATTCGGATGTGATCACAATCACTTACTGTGACCTACACCGGATTCTGAGGGATGATCTGCTGGAGGTTCTGgatatgtaccctggctttgcagACAACTTCTGGAGGAACCTGGACTTGACGTTCAACCTCAGAGAT GCAGATCAAGTGGTGCCAATATCAACTGATGATTCAGGTGATGACTGTGATTACCGCCACAGGCCAAGACACAAAATCCACTCTCTGGACTGCAGAATCAGACCAG ATGGAATGGATCACGAAGATTCTTACCCTCTTCGGCATCGTTGCTCCCCATCCCGAGCCCATTGGGAAGACAGCTGTAGCTGCGGTTCCTCGTGTTCCCAGTCCAGCGAGGACTCGACCAAACCTCTCGCTCAGAGCGCCAAAGTTGAGCTTTACCCGTCTGAAGGCGGCAGAAGGGAATACGTCCCCTCTGAGGTGCAGCTGCTACCCCCAAGTGGCGTGTCGGTGGGAAGGGAAGCAGTGTTGGACCGGAGTCGTCAAG CTCCGTCTTTGAATGTGCCAGAAATGTTCCACTACTGGACAGATCGACGACCTCACCAGATCTCCAGTCAGGCCTGGCAATCATCGTCGGTCCGCTACTCTTACCACCCGCCGCCATTCACTGAGGAGCGGCACAGCGAACTCGAGTCTCGACTGGAAGTTTTGCATGCACAGCTAAACAG GTTGGAGACCCGCATGACGGCCGACATCAACGTCATCCTCCAGCTTCTTCAGCAGCAGATCGCGCCCGTCCCTCCGGCTTACAGCACCGTGTCATCCCGGAGACTCCCGACTGACTCGACGGGCCTGTACAGCAGCGGGACGCCCGTGCTGTGCGCCATGTACCCCATCGCCCCCTTGCAGATAGACAGCCCAGCACCCACTCCAGTAAGTAGAGGTACAGGTATTGTGGAACGTCCTCATCCCACGAACCCGAAGACGCGCACCTCCCTCCGTTGCCCCTCGCTGCCGGACAACCTGGACACGACCTCAGGGCTGTCTGAGATCCAGAAGCACCGCTCAGACCCAGTACTTCCTATCACCTAA
- the LOC133469639 gene encoding G-protein coupled receptor 42-like has translation MANNSSSPVNVGDVGTLAYCVSMETGMYIWGIGSIICCAAGLPANFVILWEMFKAYRDGAALTSYNLFLLNLSSMDTIFLLFLPVAIINHFKFNIWLLNAFSSATYTLNICGRPLLMACICLDLYVAVVHPIFYRRMKSLTPRAVGVAVVWFVTLITAGFYFSFNKLYFTLFSTLYFIAAMVIIGICDAFILYVLIASGRSGRGVHPQKQRAIQTLTNSLVMTFLSYFPPVVLFIFGLHLMSDSRVFICTIGLPITLTSTWGSAVMPMLHLNDLGKFNCLWVRCAQ, from the coding sequence ATGGCCAACAATTCTTCCAGCCCTGTAAATGTTGGGGACGTAGGCACTTTGGCGTACTGTGTCAGCATGGAGACCGGGATGTATATCTGGGGGATTGGTTCGATCATTTGCTGCGCGGCGGGCCTTCCCGCAAATTTCGTCATCCTGTGGGAGATGTTCAAGGCCTACAGGGACGGAGCTGCTTTAACGTCCTACAATCTGTTCCTGTTGAACCTGTCATCCATGGACACCATCTTCTTACTTTTCCTACCGGTTGCCATTATCAATCACTTCAAATTCAATATCTGGTtattgaacgccttctccagcGCGACATACACCTTGAACATTTGCGGACGGCCCCTCCTGATGGCGTGCATTTGCCTGGATTTATATGTGGCCGTGGTTCACCCCATTTTCTACCGCAGGATGAAGAGTCTGACTCCCAGGGCGGTTGGGGTGGCCGTGGTCTGGTTCGTGACCTTAATCACGGCCGGGTTTTACTTTTCCTTCAACAAGTTGTACTTCACCTTGTTTTCCACGTTGTACTTCATCGCCGCCATGGTGATCATCGGCATCTGCGACGCGTTCATCCTGTACGTGTTGATCGCGTCGGGCAGGAGCGGCAGGGGCGTCCACCCGCAGAAGCAGAGAGCCATTCAAACGCTCACCAACAGCTTGGTGATGACGTTCCTCTCCTACTTTCCTCCTGTGGTTCTCTTCATATTTGGCCTCCACTTGATGTCGGACAGCCGTGTCTTCATATGCACCATCGGATTGCCGATCACCCTGACTTCCACGTGGGGCTCTGCAGTCATGCCCATGCTCCATTTAAATGATCTTGGCAAATTCAATTGTCTCTGGGTTAGATGCGCTCAGTAG